From the genome of Maniola jurtina chromosome 10, ilManJurt1.1, whole genome shotgun sequence, one region includes:
- the LOC123869009 gene encoding DNA ligase 3 produces MSDTAPFFVDRAKGGRASCKGCKGNCPSGELRIAKLVYSPYGENQQMKSWHHIDCLMNVLLKQRPATKRIDSIDDIGNWENISKDDQEFILKKINDMEKVYADKNNGKYTAKVIKNEPSKKTTNTSIPSTSTDKDSTNDDKKPEVIVDDNKFSKFFSLCIKISKVDAYTDKTAVVNNFFTRGSDGKTFQGDLALWCKLLLPQVSKRVYNLKSKQLVKLFSRIFRMDHDDMLTHLEQGDVADTIQHFFTKSQTFKPSSESTLSIHEVEDFLEDLSKLTREEEQIYHFKKIVKQCTLDDLKMLIRLIKGDLRINAGPKHILEGVHPDAYSVFQTSRDLDMMLSRVLPQSSAVKHKDAIQKNVQAKLSLMTPVLPMLAEACKSVEMAMKKCPNGMFSEIKYDGERVQVHKKGDEFKYFSRALKPVMAHKVNHFKDYLPKAFPKGNDLILDAEVLMVDVNTGKPLPFGTLGKHKGSEFKDAHVCLYIFDCLYYNGEVLIDMPIRKRRQILHDNMIEVKNRVMFSEQQLIYKPADLANMIAEVLQHGLEGLVLKDLESTYEPGKRHWLKVKKDYLFDGAMADTADLVVLGAWFGTGKKGGMMSVFLMGCLDTRRNYWVTVTKVHTGHDDSTLERLQKELGPLMVKISQDYTKIPPWLDCNKGMVPDFVAKDPKKQPVWEITGTELTKANLHTADGISVRFPRVTRIRDDKDWETATNLDELKHLYKTSKEKTDVTLLNKLAASADNYEPPEKKIKQSPKPKKIVTSPVKNGLLDKFLVKETKSPKQEIEDIKSPKKEKNLNESSSPEKLEKKRKFDECSSSEKSEKKRKKIDESASSDTLSEANSSFEDEKMNYPENPLPDAFKDKRLGFYPDFISIPEKLRNTFERHWIAYGGVIVKSVKSMDVDYVVHNKDVIEFKKMKKLREKLPEDVRHVTKGWLIKCINRVELCDTKDFAVFLEP; encoded by the exons ATGTCCGATACAGCACCTTTTTTCGTCGACCGTGCCAAAGGAGGTCGAGCCTCCTGCAAAGGTTGTAAAGGGAACTGCCCCAGTGGAGAATTGCGTATTGCTAAACTAGTTTACAGCCCTTACGGAGAAAACCAACAGATGAAATCATGGCACCATATAGACTGCCTTATGAATGTCCTTTTGAAGCAACGTCCCGCAACAAAGCGTATAGACTCGATCGACGATATCGGTAACTGGGAAAACATAAGTAAGGATGATCAGGAGTTTATACTGAAGAAAATTAATGATATGGAAAAGGTTTATGCGGacaaaaataatggaaaataCACTGCAAAAGTGATAAAAAATGAACCATCAAAGAAAACAACCAATACAAGCATCCCAAGTACTAGTACTGACAAAGATAGTACTAATGATGATAAAAAACCAGAAGTTATCGTAGATGATAATAAGTTTAGCAAGTTTTTTTCATTGTGCATTAAAATATCAAAGGTTGACGCTTATACAGACAAGACAGCAGTGGTAAACAATTTCTTTACAAGAGGTAGTGATGGTAAAACATTTCAAGGAGATCTTGCACTATGGTGTAAATTACTGCTCCCTCAAGTATCCAAGAGAGTGTACAACCTCAAAAGTAAACAGCTGGTCAAACTTTTCTCAAGAATATTTAGAATGGATCATGACGACATGTTAACACACTTAGAACAAGGGGATGTAGCCGATACTATTCAGCATTTCTTCACTAAATCCCAGACTTTCAAGCCTTCTAGTGAAAGTACTTTGAGTATCCACGAAGTTGAAGATTTTCTGGAAGACCTCTCAAAGTTGACAAGAGAAGAAGAGCAGATTTACCATTTTAAGAAAATTGTAAAGCAATGTACACTAGATGACCTAAAAATGCTAATAAGGTTAATAAAAGGAGATTTACGAATAAATGCTGGTCCTAAACATATACTAGAAGGTGTGCATCCTGACGCATACAGTGTCTTTCAAACTTCTCGTGACCTTGACATGATGTTAAGTCGAGTTTTACCTCAAAGCAGTGCTGTGAAACATAAGGATGCGATACAAAAAAATGTACAAGCCAAACTGAGTCTTATGACCCCAGTTTTACCTATGTTAGCTGAAGCGTGTAAATCGGTTGAAATGGCTATGAAAAAGTGCCCTAATGGAATGTTTTCTGAAATTAAATATGACGGAGAAAGGGTACAAGTCCATAAAAAGGGTGatgaatttaaatatttctcGCGTGCATTAAAACCTGTTATGGCACATAAAGTCAACCATTTCAAAGACTACTTACCTAAAGCGTTTCCAAAAGGTAATGATTTGATTTTGGACGCTGAAGTGTTAATGGTAGATGTTAATACAGGTAAGCCATTACCGTTTGGCACATTAGGTAAACATAAGGGTTCAGAGTTTAAGGATGcgcatgtatgtttgtatattttcGATTGCCTGTATTATAACGGAGAGGTATTGATAGATATGCCTATACGGAAGAGGCGTCAAATACTTCATGATAATATGATTGAGGTGAAGAATCGGGTTATGTTTTCGGAGCAACAGCTTATATACAAACCTGCTGACTTGGCCAATATGATTGCAGAG GTTTTACAGCATGGTCTAGAAGGGCTAGTGTTGAAAGATTTGGAATCAACCTACGAGCCAGGCAAGAGGCATTGGTTGAAAGTGAAGAAGGACTACTTATTTGATGGTGCGATGGCTGATACTGCTGATCTTGTGGTTTTGGGGGCTTGGTTTG GTACTGGCAAAAAAGGAGGCATGATGTCAGTATTCCTAATGGGTTGTCTAGACACTCGCAGAAATTACTGGGTCACAGTGACAAAAGTCCACACTGGACATGACGATAGCACTTTAGAAAGGCTTCAGAAGGAATTGGGCCCACTCATGGTCAAAATATCACAAGATTACACCAAAATACCGCCATGGCTGGACTGCAATAAGGGGATGGTGCCAGATTTTGTTGCTAAAGACCCTAAGAAACAGCCTGTGTGGGAAATAACTG GTACTGAACTAACGAAAGCCAACTTACACACAGCCGACGGCATCTCTGTAAGATTTCCAAGAGTAACTCGAATACGAGACGACAAGGACTGGGAAACTGCTACCAACCTGGATGAATTGAAACACCTATACAAAACATCTAAGGAAAAAACTGATGTCACACTTCTAAATAAACTTGCAGCCAGTGCTGATAACTATGAGCCAcctgaaaagaaaattaaacagaGTCCTAAACCAAAGAAAATAGTCACAAGCCCAGTTAAAAATGGACTTTTAGACAAATTTCTCGTTAAAGAAACCAAATCGCCAAAACAAGAAATAGAAGATATCAAATCacctaaaaaagaaaagaatttgAATGAAAGTAGTTCACcagaaaaattagaaaagaaaagaaagttcGATGAATGCAGTTCATCAGAAAAAtcagaaaagaaaagaaagaaaatcgaCGAAAGTGCTTCATCAGACACACTGAGTGAAGCAAATAGTTCTTTTGAAGATGAAAAGATGAATTATCCAGAAAATCCTTTACCCGATGCATTCAAAGATAAAAGATTAGGGTTCTATCCAGATTTTATAAGCATTCCTGAAAAATTAAGGAACACTTTTGAGAGACACTGGATCGCTTACGGAGGTGTTATAGTTAAATCGGTGAAATCAATGGATGTAGATTATGTTGTCCATAACAAAGATGTTATTGAGTTTAAGAAAATGAAAAAACTAAGGGAGAAGCTACCGGAAGATGTAAGGCATGTTACTAAGGGTTGGCTGATCAAGTGTATAAATCGTGTTGAGTTGTGTGATACTAAAGATTTTGCCGTTTTCTTAGAACCTTGA